From Cervus canadensis isolate Bull #8, Minnesota chromosome 28, ASM1932006v1, whole genome shotgun sequence, one genomic window encodes:
- the TTBK1 gene encoding tau-tubulin kinase 1 isoform X2, with protein MQCLAAALKDETNMSGGGEQADILPANYVVKDRWKVLKKIGGGGFGEIYEAMDLLTRENVALKVESAQQPKQVLKMEVAVLKKLQGKDHVCRFIGCGRNEKFNYVVMQLQGRNLADLRRSQPRGTFTLSTTLRLGKQILESIEAIHSVGFLHRDIKPSNFAMGRLPSTYRKCYMLDFGLARQYTNTTGDVRPPRNVAGFRGTVRYASVNAHKNREMGRHDDLWSLFYMLVEFAVGQLPWRKIKDKEQVGMIKEKYEHRMLLKHMPSEFHLFLDHIASLDYFTKPDYQLIMSVFENSMKERGIAENEAFDWEKAGNDALLSTSTSTPPQQNTRQTAAMFGVVNVTPVPGDLLRENTEDVLQGEHLSDQENAPPILPGRPPEGLGPSPHLIPHPGGPEAEVWEETDVNRNKLRINIGKTPAVVEEEQSRGVGVPSSPVRAPPDSPTTPVRSLRYRRVNSPESERLSTADGRVELHDRRSRMDLPGSPSRQACSSQPAQMLSVDTGHADRQASGRMDVSASVEQEALSNAFRSVPLAEEEDFDSKEWVIIDKETELKDFPPGAEPSTSGTTDEEPEELRPLPEEAEERRRPGPEPAVRPRGRGMHTLAEEDLRLTPAQPLPPQLSQADGRSETSQPPTPGSPSHSPLHSGPRPRRRESDPTGPQRQLEEDRLSGHSLPRYSPLRRLASSVFSSSTLETEHYPHPGGSGSSGSLIQRSRSAESSPVRAPHRRHAPLAAGNHRLVPSVLRISRSQLQQVFSVAPPFEVNGLPRAVPLSLPYQDFKKDLSDYRERARLLNRVRRVGFSHMLLTPPQVPLAPVQPQTNGKEEEEEEEEEEEEEEEEEEEEEEDEEEEEEDEEEEEEEEEEEAVALGEVLGPHSGSSSEGSERSTDRSQEGAPSTLLADDQKESRGRASMADGDLEPEEGSKTLVLVSPGDMKKSPVTADLAPDPDLGTLAALTPQQERPQPTGSQLDVSEPGTLSSVLKSEPKPPGPVAGQGTGAVAIGAGGVAVTSSPFTKVERTFVHIAEKTHLNVMSSGGQASRSEELSSGGELGLEVPSDGRVAEEGATAHLENGIALSGLESCVMSAPPGSGPLEVTTDSLPNGPALADGPAPVSLLEPGPEKLATISPSRHAVPGPRPRSRIPVLLSEEDTGSEPSGSLSAKERWGKRARPQQDLARLVMEKRQGRLLLRLASGASSSSSEEQRRASETLSGTGSEEDTPASEPAVPRKAGRAAATRSRIPRPISVRMPTPATAQQPPDRPQGAAPASDTAITSRLQLQKPPGTAIAADLRPKQPSGRGPGPGRAPAGTRPPAPRSPGLPASSAHHPSASPRSRSLSRKESPSPSHQARPGPAPPRGAPQARAQPEGTPSPLGGPKKGPRGKVQTQRAATKGRAGVAESRAGAR; from the exons CTCAAAAAGATCGGGGGCGGGGGCTTTGGTGAGATCTACGAGGCCATGGACCTGCTGACCAGGGAGAATGTGGCCCTCAAGGTGGAGTCAGCCCAGCAACCCAAGCAGGTCCTCAAGATGGAGGTGGCCGTGCTCAAAAAGCTGCAAG GGAAAGACCACGTGTGCAGGTTCATCGGCTGTGGCCGGAACGAGAAGTTCAACTACGTGGTGATGCAGCTCCAG GGCCGGAACCTGGCTGACCTGCGCCGCAGTCAGCCACGGGGCACCTTCACGCTGAGCACCACGCTGAGGCTGGGCAAGCAGATCCTGGAGTCCATCGAGGCCATCCACTCCGTGGGCTTCCTGCACCGCGACATCAAGCCG TCAAACTTTGCCATGGGCAGGCTGCCCTCCACCTACCGAAAGTGCTACATGTTGGATTTCGGGCTGGCCCGGCAGTACACCAACACCACGGGGGACGTCCGGCCT CCTCGGAATGTGGCCGGGTTTCGGGGGACCGTTCGCTATGCCTCGGTCAATGCCCACAAGAACCGG gagatgGGCCGCCACGATGACCTGTGGTCCCTTTTCTACATGCTGGTGGAGTTTGCAGTGGGTCAGCTGCCTTGGAGGAAGATCAAGGACAAG GAGCAGGTAGGGATGATCAAGGAAAAGTATGAGCACCGGATGCTGCTGAAGCACATGCCCTCCGAGTTCCACCTCTTCCTGGACCACATCGCCAGCCTCGACTACTTCACGAAGCCCGATTACCAG tTGATCATGTCAGTGTTTGAGAACAGCATGAAGGAGCGGGGCATTGCCGAGAACGAGGCCTTTGACTGGGAGAAGGCGGGCAATGACGCCCTCCTGTCCACGAGCACCTCCACCCCGCCCCAGCAGAACACGCGGCAGACAGCAGCCATGTTTGG GGTGGTCAACGTGACGCCAGTGCCTGGTGACCTGCTCCGGGAGAACACCGAGGACGTGCTGCAGGGCGAGCACCTGAGTGACCAGGAGAATGCACCCCCGATCCTGCCTGGACGGCCCCCCGAGGGGCTGGGTCCCAGCCCCCACCTCATCCCCCACCCTGGGGGTCCTGAGGCTGAAGTCTGGGAGGAAACGGATGTCAACCGGAACAAACTCCGGATCAACATTGGAAAA ACCCCCGCTGTGGTGGAGGAGGAGCAGAGCCGCGGTGTGGGGGTCCCCAGCTCCCCAGTGCGGGCTCCCCCAGACTCGCCGACAACCCCTGTCCGTTCTCTGCGCTACCGGAGGGTCAACAGCCCCGAGTCCGAGAGGCTGTCCACGGCAGACGGGCGGGTGGAACTGCATGACAGGAG GTCACGGATGGATCTGCCTGGCTCACCGTCGCGCCAAGCCTGCTCCTCGCAGCCGGCCCAGATGCTGTCAGTGGACACAGGCCACGCCGACCGGCAGGCCAGCGGCCGCATGGACGTGTCAGCCTCCGTTGAGCAGGAGGCCCTGAGCAACGCCTTCCGCTCGGTGCCACTGGCCGAGGAGGAGGACTTCGACAGCAAAGAGTGGGTCATCATCGACAAGGAGACGGAGCTGAAGGACTTCCCCCCTGGGGCTGAGCCCAGCACGTCGGGCACCACGGACGAGGAGCCCGAGGAGCTGCGGCCACTGCCTGAGGAGGCTGAGGAGCGGCGGCGGCCAGGGCCAGAGCCCGCCGTCCGGCCCCGGGGACGCGGCATGCACACGCTGGCCGAGGAGGACCTGCGGCTGACACCTGCCCAGCCCCTGCCACCCCAGCTGAGCCAGGCCGATGGCCGGTCAGAGACATCACAGCCCCCTACACCTGGCAGCCCTTCCCACTCGCCCCTGCACTCTGGACCCCGCCCCCGACGGAGAGAGTCAGATCCCACGGGCCCGCAGAGACAG TTGGAGGAGGACAGACTCTCGGGGCACTCCCTCCCGCGGTACAGCCCCCTGCGACGACTGGCGTCCTCCGTGTTCTCCTCCTCCACGCTGGAGACCGAGCATTACCCTCACCCTGGCGGCAGCGGCTCCTCCGGTTCCCTCATTCAGCGCAGCCGCTCGGCGGAGAGCAGCCCCGTGCGGGCGCCCCACCGGCGCCACGCGCCCCTGGCCGCCGGCAACCACAGACTCGTGCCCTCGGTGCTCCGCATCTCGCGGTCACAGCTGCAGCAG GTATTCTCCGTGGCACCCCCGTTTGAGGTGAACGGTCTCCCACGAGCTGtgcccctgagcctgccctaccAGGACTTCAAGAAGGATCTCTCCGATTACCGTGAACGGGCTCGGCTGCTCAACAGGGTCCGGAGGGTGGGCTTCTCGCACATGCTACTCACACCCCCCCAGGTCCCACTGGCTCCTGTTCAGCCTCAAACAaatgggaaggaggaagaggaggaggaggaggaggaagaggaagaagaggaggaagaggaggaggaagaagaagaggatgaggaggaggaagaggaagatgaggaggaggaggaagaggaggaggaggaggaggcagtggcCCTGGGGGAGGTTCTGGGACCACACAGCGGCTCCAGCAGCGAAGGCAGCGAGAGGAGCACAGACCGGAGCCAGGAGGGTGCGCCTTCCACACTGCTGGCCGATGATCAGAAAGAGTCCAGGGGCCGGGCCTCGATGGCTGACGGGGACCTGGAGCCTGAGGAGGGCTCCAAAACGCTGGTGCTCGTCTCCCCTGGTGACATGAAGAAGTCGCCCGTCACTGCCGACCTGGCCCCCGACCCCGACCTGGGCACTCTGGCCGCCCTCACCCCTCAGCAGGAGCGGCCCCAGCCCACTGGCAGCCAGCTGGATGTGTCGGAGCCAGGCACCCTGTCCTCCGTCCTCAAGTCCGAGCCCAAGCCCCCTGGGCCTGTGGCAGGGCAGGGGACGGGAGCGGTGGCCATCGGGGCAGGGGGAGTGGCAGTCACCTCCTCACCCTTCACCAAAGTCGAGAGGACCTTTGTGCACATTGCGGAGAAAACTCACCTCAATGTCATGTCTTCCGGTGGACAAGCCTCCCGGTCTGAGGAGCTCAGCTCTGGGGGTGAGCTGGGCCTGGAGGTGCCCTCTGATGGGAGGGTGGCGGAGGAAGGGGCCACTGCACACCTGGAGAACGGCATTGCCCTTTCAGGGCTTGAGAGCTGTGTCATGTCAGCACCCCCGGGGAGCGGCCCCTTGGAGGTGACCACAGACTCACTGCCCAACGGCCCAGCCCTGGCTGATGGGCCCGCCCCCGTGTCCCTGCTGGAGCCAGGCCCTGAAAAACTGGCCACCATCTCTCCTAGTCGCCACGCCGTGCCAGGCCCTCGCCCCAGGAGCCGAATCCCTGTCCTGCTGTCCGAGGAGGACACGGGCTCGGAGCCCTCTGGCTCGCTGTCGGCCAAAGAGCGGTGGGGCAAGAGGGCCCGACCACAGCAAGACCTGGCGCGGCTGGTGATGGAAAAGAGGCAGGGCCGCCTGCTACTGCGCCTGGCCTCTGGGGCCTCATCTTCTTCCAGCGAGGAGCAACGCCGCGCCTCTGAGACTCTCTCAGGCACAGGCTCCGAGGAGGACACGCCTGCCTCCGAGCCTGCGGTGCCCAGGAAAGCCGGGCGGGCAGCTGCCACCCGGAGCCGGATCCCCCGCCCCATTAGCGTCCGCATGCCCACGCCTGCCACAGCCCAGCAGCCCCCCGACAGACCCCAAGGTGCGGCCCCAGCATCTGACACAGCCATCACCAGCAG GCTCCAGCTGCAGAAGCCCCCAGGGACGGCCATTGCTGCTGACCTCCGTCCCAAACAGCCCTCCGGCCGAGGCCCGGGCCCCGGGCGAGCCCCAGCCGGCaccaggcccccagccccgcgCAGTCCCGGCCTCCCCGCCTCCTCCGCGCACCATCCCAGCGCGTCCCCGCGGAGCCGGTCCTTGTCCCGAAAAGAGAGCCCCTCCCCTTCGCACCAGGCCCGGCCTGGGCCCGCCCCACCTCGGGGCGCCCCGCAGGCCCGGGCGCAGCCTGAAGGCACCCCCTCCCCTTTGGGGGGCCCCAAGAAAGGACCCAGAGGGAAAGTCCAGACTCAGCGCGCAGCAACCAAAGGCCGGGCGGGGGTCGCGGAGAGCCGAGCGGGGGCCAGATAA
- the TTBK1 gene encoding tau-tubulin kinase 1 isoform X4 yields the protein MLPGWPGWPDTGGLGNEPTPSKLRLTEFLPHPQVDGPLRAGPADTPPSGWRMQCLAAALKDETNMSGGGEQADILPANYVVKDRWKVSNFAMGRLPSTYRKCYMLDFGLARQYTNTTGDVRPPRNVAGFRGTVRYASVNAHKNREMGRHDDLWSLFYMLVEFAVGQLPWRKIKDKEQVGMIKEKYEHRMLLKHMPSEFHLFLDHIASLDYFTKPDYQLIMSVFENSMKERGIAENEAFDWEKAGNDALLSTSTSTPPQQNTRQTAAMFGVVNVTPVPGDLLRENTEDVLQGEHLSDQENAPPILPGRPPEGLGPSPHLIPHPGGPEAEVWEETDVNRNKLRINIGKTPAVVEEEQSRGVGVPSSPVRAPPDSPTTPVRSLRYRRVNSPESERLSTADGRVELHDRRSRMDLPGSPSRQACSSQPAQMLSVDTGHADRQASGRMDVSASVEQEALSNAFRSVPLAEEEDFDSKEWVIIDKETELKDFPPGAEPSTSGTTDEEPEELRPLPEEAEERRRPGPEPAVRPRGRGMHTLAEEDLRLTPAQPLPPQLSQADGRSETSQPPTPGSPSHSPLHSGPRPRRRESDPTGPQRQLEEDRLSGHSLPRYSPLRRLASSVFSSSTLETEHYPHPGGSGSSGSLIQRSRSAESSPVRAPHRRHAPLAAGNHRLVPSVLRISRSQLQQVFSVAPPFEVNGLPRAVPLSLPYQDFKKDLSDYRERARLLNRVRRVGFSHMLLTPPQVPLAPVQPQTNGKEEEEEEEEEEEEEEEEEEEEEEDEEEEEEDEEEEEEEEEEEAVALGEVLGPHSGSSSEGSERSTDRSQEGAPSTLLADDQKESRGRASMADGDLEPEEGSKTLVLVSPGDMKKSPVTADLAPDPDLGTLAALTPQQERPQPTGSQLDVSEPGTLSSVLKSEPKPPGPVAGQGTGAVAIGAGGVAVTSSPFTKVERTFVHIAEKTHLNVMSSGGQASRSEELSSGGELGLEVPSDGRVAEEGATAHLENGIALSGLESCVMSAPPGSGPLEVTTDSLPNGPALADGPAPVSLLEPGPEKLATISPSRHAVPGPRPRSRIPVLLSEEDTGSEPSGSLSAKERWGKRARPQQDLARLVMEKRQGRLLLRLASGASSSSSEEQRRASETLSGTGSEEDTPASEPAVPRKAGRAAATRSRIPRPISVRMPTPATAQQPPDRPQGAAPASDTAITSRLQLQKPPGTAIAADLRPKQPSGRGPGPGRAPAGTRPPAPRSPGLPASSAHHPSASPRSRSLSRKESPSPSHQARPGPAPPRGAPQARAQPEGTPSPLGGPKKGPRGKVQTQRAATKGRAGVAESRAGAR from the exons TCAAACTTTGCCATGGGCAGGCTGCCCTCCACCTACCGAAAGTGCTACATGTTGGATTTCGGGCTGGCCCGGCAGTACACCAACACCACGGGGGACGTCCGGCCT CCTCGGAATGTGGCCGGGTTTCGGGGGACCGTTCGCTATGCCTCGGTCAATGCCCACAAGAACCGG gagatgGGCCGCCACGATGACCTGTGGTCCCTTTTCTACATGCTGGTGGAGTTTGCAGTGGGTCAGCTGCCTTGGAGGAAGATCAAGGACAAG GAGCAGGTAGGGATGATCAAGGAAAAGTATGAGCACCGGATGCTGCTGAAGCACATGCCCTCCGAGTTCCACCTCTTCCTGGACCACATCGCCAGCCTCGACTACTTCACGAAGCCCGATTACCAG tTGATCATGTCAGTGTTTGAGAACAGCATGAAGGAGCGGGGCATTGCCGAGAACGAGGCCTTTGACTGGGAGAAGGCGGGCAATGACGCCCTCCTGTCCACGAGCACCTCCACCCCGCCCCAGCAGAACACGCGGCAGACAGCAGCCATGTTTGG GGTGGTCAACGTGACGCCAGTGCCTGGTGACCTGCTCCGGGAGAACACCGAGGACGTGCTGCAGGGCGAGCACCTGAGTGACCAGGAGAATGCACCCCCGATCCTGCCTGGACGGCCCCCCGAGGGGCTGGGTCCCAGCCCCCACCTCATCCCCCACCCTGGGGGTCCTGAGGCTGAAGTCTGGGAGGAAACGGATGTCAACCGGAACAAACTCCGGATCAACATTGGAAAA ACCCCCGCTGTGGTGGAGGAGGAGCAGAGCCGCGGTGTGGGGGTCCCCAGCTCCCCAGTGCGGGCTCCCCCAGACTCGCCGACAACCCCTGTCCGTTCTCTGCGCTACCGGAGGGTCAACAGCCCCGAGTCCGAGAGGCTGTCCACGGCAGACGGGCGGGTGGAACTGCATGACAGGAG GTCACGGATGGATCTGCCTGGCTCACCGTCGCGCCAAGCCTGCTCCTCGCAGCCGGCCCAGATGCTGTCAGTGGACACAGGCCACGCCGACCGGCAGGCCAGCGGCCGCATGGACGTGTCAGCCTCCGTTGAGCAGGAGGCCCTGAGCAACGCCTTCCGCTCGGTGCCACTGGCCGAGGAGGAGGACTTCGACAGCAAAGAGTGGGTCATCATCGACAAGGAGACGGAGCTGAAGGACTTCCCCCCTGGGGCTGAGCCCAGCACGTCGGGCACCACGGACGAGGAGCCCGAGGAGCTGCGGCCACTGCCTGAGGAGGCTGAGGAGCGGCGGCGGCCAGGGCCAGAGCCCGCCGTCCGGCCCCGGGGACGCGGCATGCACACGCTGGCCGAGGAGGACCTGCGGCTGACACCTGCCCAGCCCCTGCCACCCCAGCTGAGCCAGGCCGATGGCCGGTCAGAGACATCACAGCCCCCTACACCTGGCAGCCCTTCCCACTCGCCCCTGCACTCTGGACCCCGCCCCCGACGGAGAGAGTCAGATCCCACGGGCCCGCAGAGACAG TTGGAGGAGGACAGACTCTCGGGGCACTCCCTCCCGCGGTACAGCCCCCTGCGACGACTGGCGTCCTCCGTGTTCTCCTCCTCCACGCTGGAGACCGAGCATTACCCTCACCCTGGCGGCAGCGGCTCCTCCGGTTCCCTCATTCAGCGCAGCCGCTCGGCGGAGAGCAGCCCCGTGCGGGCGCCCCACCGGCGCCACGCGCCCCTGGCCGCCGGCAACCACAGACTCGTGCCCTCGGTGCTCCGCATCTCGCGGTCACAGCTGCAGCAG GTATTCTCCGTGGCACCCCCGTTTGAGGTGAACGGTCTCCCACGAGCTGtgcccctgagcctgccctaccAGGACTTCAAGAAGGATCTCTCCGATTACCGTGAACGGGCTCGGCTGCTCAACAGGGTCCGGAGGGTGGGCTTCTCGCACATGCTACTCACACCCCCCCAGGTCCCACTGGCTCCTGTTCAGCCTCAAACAaatgggaaggaggaagaggaggaggaggaggaggaagaggaagaagaggaggaagaggaggaggaagaagaagaggatgaggaggaggaagaggaagatgaggaggaggaggaagaggaggaggaggaggaggcagtggcCCTGGGGGAGGTTCTGGGACCACACAGCGGCTCCAGCAGCGAAGGCAGCGAGAGGAGCACAGACCGGAGCCAGGAGGGTGCGCCTTCCACACTGCTGGCCGATGATCAGAAAGAGTCCAGGGGCCGGGCCTCGATGGCTGACGGGGACCTGGAGCCTGAGGAGGGCTCCAAAACGCTGGTGCTCGTCTCCCCTGGTGACATGAAGAAGTCGCCCGTCACTGCCGACCTGGCCCCCGACCCCGACCTGGGCACTCTGGCCGCCCTCACCCCTCAGCAGGAGCGGCCCCAGCCCACTGGCAGCCAGCTGGATGTGTCGGAGCCAGGCACCCTGTCCTCCGTCCTCAAGTCCGAGCCCAAGCCCCCTGGGCCTGTGGCAGGGCAGGGGACGGGAGCGGTGGCCATCGGGGCAGGGGGAGTGGCAGTCACCTCCTCACCCTTCACCAAAGTCGAGAGGACCTTTGTGCACATTGCGGAGAAAACTCACCTCAATGTCATGTCTTCCGGTGGACAAGCCTCCCGGTCTGAGGAGCTCAGCTCTGGGGGTGAGCTGGGCCTGGAGGTGCCCTCTGATGGGAGGGTGGCGGAGGAAGGGGCCACTGCACACCTGGAGAACGGCATTGCCCTTTCAGGGCTTGAGAGCTGTGTCATGTCAGCACCCCCGGGGAGCGGCCCCTTGGAGGTGACCACAGACTCACTGCCCAACGGCCCAGCCCTGGCTGATGGGCCCGCCCCCGTGTCCCTGCTGGAGCCAGGCCCTGAAAAACTGGCCACCATCTCTCCTAGTCGCCACGCCGTGCCAGGCCCTCGCCCCAGGAGCCGAATCCCTGTCCTGCTGTCCGAGGAGGACACGGGCTCGGAGCCCTCTGGCTCGCTGTCGGCCAAAGAGCGGTGGGGCAAGAGGGCCCGACCACAGCAAGACCTGGCGCGGCTGGTGATGGAAAAGAGGCAGGGCCGCCTGCTACTGCGCCTGGCCTCTGGGGCCTCATCTTCTTCCAGCGAGGAGCAACGCCGCGCCTCTGAGACTCTCTCAGGCACAGGCTCCGAGGAGGACACGCCTGCCTCCGAGCCTGCGGTGCCCAGGAAAGCCGGGCGGGCAGCTGCCACCCGGAGCCGGATCCCCCGCCCCATTAGCGTCCGCATGCCCACGCCTGCCACAGCCCAGCAGCCCCCCGACAGACCCCAAGGTGCGGCCCCAGCATCTGACACAGCCATCACCAGCAG GCTCCAGCTGCAGAAGCCCCCAGGGACGGCCATTGCTGCTGACCTCCGTCCCAAACAGCCCTCCGGCCGAGGCCCGGGCCCCGGGCGAGCCCCAGCCGGCaccaggcccccagccccgcgCAGTCCCGGCCTCCCCGCCTCCTCCGCGCACCATCCCAGCGCGTCCCCGCGGAGCCGGTCCTTGTCCCGAAAAGAGAGCCCCTCCCCTTCGCACCAGGCCCGGCCTGGGCCCGCCCCACCTCGGGGCGCCCCGCAGGCCCGGGCGCAGCCTGAAGGCACCCCCTCCCCTTTGGGGGGCCCCAAGAAAGGACCCAGAGGGAAAGTCCAGACTCAGCGCGCAGCAACCAAAGGCCGGGCGGGGGTCGCGGAGAGCCGAGCGGGGGCCAGATAA